From Triticum urartu cultivar G1812 chromosome 2, Tu2.1, whole genome shotgun sequence, a single genomic window includes:
- the LOC125540609 gene encoding uncharacterized protein LOC125540609, which translates to MAPPMVLLKRHVDFSHDVVAVPIPSPCPWGASNKETSDAVIEYLRALKARAVVASPPQLSSLRILPPPNSAPLLGLRSSHISSAEKNMVALYAGGYRPGAETFAEMGAYLIYDARDGSLSVIPPIPSHDEYMAMGHQSAVVMCDATGGGYLLAELVWVMPGFSRAAVWLWESSAKEWVLKPGCLPLPPNIAMYSSIHSCFSYRGSTFCWVDLHQGMVLCDLHQGCKLSFIELPQGRPNYDASDYPGGLCAEEFRSVACVRGSIKFLAFNKFVERKPGEEYGLTVWTLYPDHPGWSISYQCSIQDIWANTNYQSAGLR; encoded by the coding sequence ATGGCCCCCCCGATGGTTCTGCTCAAGCGCCATGTTGATTTCTCCCACGACGTGGTTGCAGTGCCAATCCCCTCCCCCTGCCCATGGGGAGCAAGCAACAAAGAGACGAGTGATGCAGTCATCGAGTACCTGCGCGCCCTCAAGGCCCGCGCAGTCGTCGCCTCTCCGCCGCAACTCTCCTCCCTCCGCATACTACCGCCGCCGAATTCCGCCCCGCTCCTAGGCCTGCGCTCGAGCCACATCTCCAGCGCGGAAAAGAACATGGTCGCCCTCTACGCCGGAGGGTACCGCCCTGGTGCCGAAACGTTTGCGGAGATGGGAGCCTATCTCATCTATGACGCCAGGGATGGCTCCCTCTCCGTCATCCCCCCTATCCCCTCCCACGACGAGTATATGGCCATGGGGCACCAGTCGGCCGTCGTCATGTGCGACGCCACCGGGGGTGGCTACCTTCTTGCCGAGCTCGTCTGGGTCATGCCAGGCTTCTCCCGAGCCGCCGTCTGGCTGTGGGAGTCGTCTGCCAAAGAATGGGTCTTGAAGCCCGGCTGCCTGCCCCTTCCACCCAACATAGCCATGTATTCCTCCATTCACTCGTGCTTCTCTTATCGGGGCTCTACCTTCTGCTGGGTGGATCTCCACCAAGGCATGGTGCTCTGTGATCTGCACCAAGGCTGCAAGTTGAGCTTCATTGAGTTGCCCCAAGGACGTCCAAACTATGATGCCTCCGACTATCCAGGCGGCCTCTGTGCTGAGGAGTTCCGTTCCGTGGCCTGTGTTCGTGGCTCCATCAAGTTCCTTGCCTTCAATAAATTTGTTGAACGCAAGCCCGGCGAAGAATATGGACTGACCGTCTGGACTCTCTACCCTGACCACCCAGGGTGGAGCATAAGCTACCAGTGCAGCATCCAAGACATCTGGGCAAACACCAACTACCAGTCTGCTGGTTTGAGATAG